GCTCTGCGCGCAGTTCTGCGATCGCGGGGCGAAGGGTGGTTGACCGTTCAAACTGCTGTCCGAATTCCCACGCTGCGGCCCACTTTGCCGGATCCGGGTCGGCAAGTTCTTGTGCGCAAGACAGCAGGGCTGCGGAAATTCCCCCGGGGGTCAAATCTTGGGCTTCAAACCAGAGGGGGTAGTGCCGGAGCATCGTTGAAGCAGCACTGTCGGTTGCATGAACGGACACAATCGGCAGCCCAGTGGCGATGTATTCTGCCGTCTTCCCACCGGTCACATACTTGCCCGGCGGCAGTATGAGGAGGAGCGCATCGACGCTCCGGTAAAAGCTGGCCACGTCCCGCTTGGAGATGGGTCCTTCATAAGCGAGGCCGCGGTGCATTCCCGAATTGAATATTTCCAGGACATCTGCCGGAACCAGCCCAGTGGGGCTTAGTTTCCCGCGGAAGACTGCATGGGCTATCTGCGCAGCCCCCTGGCCAAAGGCGGCGTCCCATCCCATCAGGAACTCTGCCAGGGGAACGGCGGTGTACTGAAGCGTGCCCAGGTAGCCGATGCGTGGTTCCAGGGTTGCGTTGGCCGCGGGGCGACCATGGCCCGGCTGCGGGTCGAAGCCGTTGGGCACCACTCGCATGGTGCCGCTTGTGTCGGGGTACCTGCGGGCGTATTCGTCGCGAATGGGGTCATTCACGTACCACGTCTGCAGCGCCCCTTTCAAATATTCATGTTCCAACAGGCCGCGCTCCGATGTGGTGGCGAAGATCTCCGCGCCGGTGAACGTGCTGAATGACCAGGCGTCCCGGTAGTCGAGAACGTAGGGGACGTCTGCCAGTTCGCGGGCTATTTTGTACGACACGTAAGGGGCTGCGGACGCCATGACAAGGTTGACCGGGTGCTGCCTGTGGATCCGGTGCAATGCTTCGCTGGCGGGCGCAAACCAGGATGCGTGGAAGTCCTCGGGGAAACCTTTGCGGCTGCGGCGGCGAAAAAGTTCCTTCCAGATATAGGGCGCCTCGATCCGAAGCCGCGAGTAGCGCCGAAGGTCACGGCGGTTGGGCTCCTCCGAACCGCCGTCGGATGCGTGGACCACCTTGATCCGGGGGTCAACGGACTCCAGCAGGCGGTTGTCCGTTCCCGTGACTTCGGCCCAGATGCCGGCGTCCACCGTCAGGACGGTGACGTCCCAGCCTGCTTCGGCGAAGCCGTTGGCCACCGCGGTGCACCGGTAGACCGACGATGCAGAGCTCGGCGGAAATGCAAATGATATGTAGAGAAGGTGCGGCCGGTTCACCCTGCAGCCTCCAATACCTTCCTGTAGCCCGCTTCGAGCCGCGGCAGAAGCGCCGCGGGTCCGTGGTTGTCACGTATGTAGGTCACGCTGTCGAGCCTGCGCGACAACGCCGGCGGGTCGGAGAGCGATTCGCGCACCGCGTCCCCTACGTCCGTCCGGGCCACGGACACCGTCGCGACGTCGGCCGAGTAGCCGGCATGCTGGTCGGCAAAGATGGTGGGGATGCCCATTCCCATCGCTTCCAACTCGCTGGTGGCTAATATGCCGGCGATTTGCCCCACGGCAACGTGGGCGTGTGACATTTCGCGCAAGTATTCTGCCTTGGGCATCTTAGGAAGCAATTGCACGCCCATGGCTGCGACCTCCGGCGCCCGGTCGCCCCAGTCCAGGCCGACGATGTCAACCTCCATTCCAGCCAGGGCAGCTACCACGTCGGCGGCAGTCTGGACCCATGCATCGCCGCCCTTGGACGCGTCCCAGCGTGACGGGAAAAACACACGGGGCCTTTCCGCCGGCGCCCAAGTGGGGAGCTCGGCAATATCGACGGGAATGGGCATGTACTCCGCATCAGCCCGTGCGCGTTCCGCCTTTTCCCGGTTGTCCGGTGTGGCATACCAGACATGCCCGGCACCATCCACATCGGCCTTGATGACGGCGTGGTGCTGCTCTTGCCAATAGTTTTCCCGGATGTCGGTGCCGTGGAGGGTCAGCGCGTACGGGCGGGCAAACCTGCCACGCGCCCATTTTGCCCTGCCGCCCATATTTACGTGCCACAACTGTGTCCGTGGGTAGGCCGACGCCTGCTCCAGGAGGAAGCGGTAGTAGGCGGCTTTAGTGCCGCCGCGCGTCCAAGGTCCCTGGATGATCTTCCACGGCTTCCCCTGCCGCTGTCCCTCCGTGACGAAGGTTTTGCCAACATCGGCGCAGTCGAAGAGTTGCGTCACACGGATTTCCTTGTTCATGCCATACATTCTCGCATTGAACCCGCCGCCGCCAGCGTCCCGGGGCACACCTGCAAGGCGTGCCCCAGGCAACCCCCGTAGTATGGGATGGATTCTTCCACTGCAGTTCTGGAGTAAAACTTGAAAAACTTGCGACGCACACTTGGCCAATTGCTGCCGCTGCTGCCCGCCAACGCGAGAAAATTCCTGTATATTTTCGCAGCGTCATCGTCGGTGCTGGTCTTAGTCGACGCAGGCGCACTGGGTGTATTTGCCCTCGTGTTGAACCAGATCATGCAGTCGCAAAGTTCTGGCAACCCCATGAAGCTGCCGGTACTCGGCAGCATCTCCGACAACATCGGGCTGGTTCTGCTTGTGTGCTCGGCCGCGGTGATGATCTTGAAGTCGTTCCTGAACATCTGGCTCCAGTGGGTGTCCACCCGCAAGTTTGCCGACTACGAATTGGAAATCGGGACGGTCCTCTTTCAAAGCTACATCCGGGCACCATGGACGTCCCGCCAAAACCGGTCGACCACGGAATTGGTGCGCATGATCGACGTGGGCATTGCCAACACCATCGCCGGGGTGCTGTTTCCCGCTGTGGTTCTGCCGTCCCAGGCCCTGACGTTCGCATCCGTGCTGGTCATTCTGGTCGCCGCCTCGTGGCAGACAGCTCTCATCACGGTCCTCTATCTTGGCCTCATCGCCGCATTCCTGTATCTCTACCTGTCAAAGAAGTCATACGAGGCCGGCCGCGTCAACCGCGATTCGGCCATGCGAATGTCGACGCTTGTTTCGGAGATGCTCGCGGCGCTGAAGGAAATTACGCTTCAGGACAAGGCCGATGAAGTAGGCGACGTTGTCTACCTGAGCCGAGAGAAGGCCGCAAGGTCCCGTTCCAACATCCGTTTTCTCGCGGCTGTGCCGAAATTTGTCATTGACATGGCACTGATCGGCGGCTTTCTGCTCATCGGGACCGTCGGATTCTTCAACGGCGGGATTGGCGCAGCGATGACGTCAGTGGCGATCTTCGCCCTCGCGGGGTTCAAAATGGTTCCAGCGCTGACCACCATCCAGTCCCAGGTGACGCTGGTCCAGTCCACGCTTCCCTATACGGAACTGGTCATGGCCGACATTCGGGATGCCGAAGATTTCCGTAAAAATGCCGAAAAACTGGGCAGAACACCCATCAGCAGTGAACCGAAAATTCTTGAGCTGCGCAACGTTGAATTCACCTACCCCGGGGCAAACCGACCCGCCGTGACAGATGTCAGCCTGCGGATTCCCCTTGGCACCTCGGTGGGCGTGGTGGGACAATCTGGAGCCGGTAAATCAACGCTGATAGACATCTTCCTAGGCCTGTTGGTGCCTTCCGCCGGCTCCATGACCCTCGACGGCGTGCCGCTGGAGGACGTGCTGGCCGCCTGGCGAAAGCGCGTCGGCTACGTGCCCCAGGAAGTCGCCATTTTTGACGGTACGGTGGCCCAAAACGTTGCATTATCCTGGGGCTCTGACATCGACGAGGACCGCGTGCGCGTTTCGTTGCAGCGCGCCCAGCTGCTGGAGACCATCGAGGCACGCCGCGGGGGCATCCACGGCCGGGTGGGCGAGCGAGGCGGGTCCCTCTCAGGCGGCCAGCGCCAACGCCTTGGCATGGCCAGGGCACTCTACCTGGACCCCCTGGTGCTGGTGCTCGACGAAGCCACCAGCGCCTTGGACACGGCCACGGAAGCCGCGGTGGCCGCGGCCATCCACGAACTCCAGGGGGACGTGACCGTCATTTCAGTCGCCCACCGGCTCTCCACCATCCGCGACAGCGCCCAGGTCCTTTACATGAGCGAGGGCACCATTGAGTCCCGGGGGACCTTTGATGAAGTCGTTGCAGCGAATCCCAATTTCGCCCAGCAAGCGGCGTTGGCCGGATTGACTTCCTTGGAAACTGCCGTTGAACCCCGCCTAAAGTGATAAGCCCCGGTCGTCCGTGTCCCGCTCAGCGCCCCGCAACGAGCGCCGCGGCAGCCCTCGCGTTGACTGCCGCATCGTAGTCGCGCGCCCATAGGGCCCGCGGATCGTAGGTTTGCGGTGCGGCGGTGAGGACCCTTTCCAACGCCTCCGTTAGTTCCGGGCCTTTAAATGCCGCCCGAATCAGCTCCCCCGTTTTGAGCCCTGCGCCGACGATTTCAGCGGTTCCGCCCACATCCGTCGCAACCACGGGAATGCCATACGATATGGCTTCCATGATGCTGACGGGCAGGCCTTCCGACGCGCTGACATTGACGAAGGCCGCGATGCGCCGTGTCCGGTAAAACTCCATAATCTGCTGGTGCGGAGTCGCCCCGCGAATGTCGATGGAAAGTCCTGGCCGATCGATTCGGGCCGCCCGTTGGCGCAAATCGTCCTCCAACACCCCGCCACCAAAGTGGATCCAGGTCACAGGGGAATCGAGTGGCAACTGTTCCAGTGACTCCAGAATTCGGTCAACACGCTTGACCGCGATGAGGTTCGAACAGCTGACGATGGTTCGCCCGGATCCTTCAATCAGGGGGCCCTCGGCTTCGACGGGCTTCGCCGTTCCGAGGCGGCTCACAAATATCTTGCTGTCCAACCGTTCCCCCGGGTAAGTGTCGAGCAGGTGGCGCCGGGCGGATTCTGAAATGGCCAGGATCCGGTTGGCCCGTTCAAACAAGGAGGGACGGAACGGCAAGTAGCCGGATTCTGCTTCGTAGAGGTCGTAGCGGTGCAGGCGCAGACTGACACTCCTGATTTCACGGGGCAACCATGGGACCAGCAGTCCCGCCCCCATGCCCCAAAAGCTGTAGACGCTCGTTTCGGCATTCGGCCTCAACAAGGAGCGCCGAAGCCGGGGATCGTGCGCCAGCGTCATCCCCACGGCGGCCGCCGAAAGGAATCGCCCGGCATGGCATGCGAGCCGTCGGGCCCGCAGTTCGTGAATCGTAATCTGGAGTGACCGGGCCAGCAACGATGGGGAGCCACAGGCCTTAATCTTGGCTGTGCGGGAGCTCCCGTAGAGATTCCCGCCATAGACAACATTGGGTGGCATCTCAACGATCGTATCGGCGGCGCCAGGCGTGTAATTGAATACTTCAATTTCATCAAAGCGGGCCGCCAGGGCAGCTATTTCGCTGCCCACAAACACATGGTCACCCTGTGAGTAGGGATATTGGTTTGCCAGCAAAACCAGCCTGCGAAGAGTTGTCACGTTAGTTGTCCCTGGATTTCATGCGTTGGATTCCATGACCGGCAGTTGCCAGATACAAGAATTTGGGCGGCCTCAGGCCCGGGCAATGGCGGACGCATATGCCTCGTCGAGAAGTGCGCCCACGGCGGCGGGCGCGAACCTGGACCGGATGGGTGCTGCGATGTCCTCAGCAGGCACGTTTCGGAATGCCTCCGCGGCCTCCAGGACAGCTCCCCCAAGGACTTCCGGCGTGACCTCTTCGACGAGCCTGCTGTTGGACATGTCCGCGTAGTCACTGAAGCCGCCCACGCGCGTCGCCACCACGGGCCGGCCGGCGGCGAGCGCTTCCGCCGCGGACGTAAAAAAGTTCTCCTGCGCGGTGGGAAGGAAAAACAGGTTCGCTGCAGACAGGTACTCGGTCACCTTGGCCGGCCGCACCGAACCCGCCAAGACGACCCGGTCCGCCAGGTTCAGCTTTGAAACCAACGCGTCGCACTCGGCGCGTTGGGGCCCGTCCCCCACCCAGGTCAGGTGCACGTCCGTGCCGCGGTCGCGCAGCCAGCCGACGGTTTCAATGGCGGCCAGGGGGCGCTTCCGGGCGATGAGCCCGCCCACGGCGACCAGGCGCAGCGGGGTGCCGAACTCGGACGCCGCGACCTGCCCGCGGCTCTTCACCACACAGGGCACCACCCGCGCGGCATGCGGCCGGGCAAAGCGCTGCATTTCCGCGGCGAGCTGGCCCGTCACGCCCGTCACCACGTGGGGGAATCGCAGCACGTGGCGCAATCCGGCGAGCCTCTCCCAGAGAGGCGAAACGCTGGCGGGGTTGACCACGCCGTTCCAGTGCTCGGTGTGCACCCAGGGACGTCCACGGGCCGCCGCGGTGCGGGCCCCCCATGCTGGCAGGGCGAGCAGGATGGCGGAAAATGCCATGGTGTGGACCACGTCGGCCCACGCCATTTCCCGTGCCAGCAGGCGTTCGCAGGTCAACACGCTTGCAGGGTGTCTGGGGTCCGAGAGGACACGGCGTACCGGGACTCCTTCCCACTCGCCGTTGGCGGTGCCGGGCATGGCCAGCGCGGTCCCGAGCCGGACGTGGATCACGCGCACCTGATGGCCCTGGCCGCGGATGGCTTCGACATGCTCGGCGTTAAACGGCGCCTCTGCGGGGTTTTCATCATGCGGGTACCAGGTGGCGATGACCAGGATCTTCATGCGTTCCTTGAAGGGGTTCGGCGGTGAATGGGCTAGGCGGACAAGACGTTAGGAAACTAGTGCAGAGGCGCTCATAAATCGCAAGGGGGCTTCCGGGTGCAGCAGCTGCGACAGGTCGCGCGGCAGCCACGTGCGCGGGTTCGTGAAGGTGCGTCGCGCATTGGCCATGGACTTCATCAAGGCGGGGTCGGCCTCCCGGCGCGCCACCGCATCGAGCAGTGACCGGTCCGCCACGGAGAGCGGACGTGCCGCCGTGGGTGCGGCGAACAACAGGGTGCGGGCCACCAAGGCCATCGCGGCGGCGTCGGCGGCACCCCACGTTCCGGCGTCGGCCCGCAGGAGCACGTGTCCAAACAGGTGGACGCGAATGAGCTTCGTCACGATGGCGGACCGCTGCGCGCAACCCAGGCCGGCAAACCAGTCCGATTGCACCAGGTCCGTGGCAAAGGCCAGGTCCTCCGTGACGCTGCGGGGCGTTGCCGTCACCCGGACCGCCGCGTCGTCGTGCACCAGGTAGCGGGGCAGGCCGCGGCCGTAGCTCACACTGGCCCCGGAGAACCAGAGTTGGGCGGAGAAGGACTGGTCCTCCCCCGTGGCGTACCGCGTGGGGAAGTCCAGGCCCAACGAACGAACCAGCGAAAGGCGCATTAGTCCCAGCGGTGCGGTGCGGTACGTGAGCCTGTCGGCCACCGGATCGAGTGCGGAACTCTTGTTGCGGCGGACCACGGGCGTCCGGATGGCTGCCCCGCCGGCATGGGCCATCGGAACGATCAAGACGTCGGCGCCGTCCCGATCGGCAGCCTCCACCCACCGCGCCAGGGCGCCCGGCTCGAGTGAATCGTCGCTGCCCATGATGGACACCCAGGTGCCGGCGGCCAGGGAAATGCCGTGGTTGAAGGGGCCTGCCGGACTCTTGATCCCGTCCGCATAGTGCACGAAGCGGACAAGGTCCCGGTGTTCGGGCGCCACACGGGCTCGGATCGGCTCCACTTCAGTGTTGTGGCACACCACGGTGACCCGCAGCCTCTGTGCGTCCTCCGGGCCCGTCGGGAGTCCGGACGCCATGAGCGACGCGACGGTGCGCTCGATGGGCCTGTCCGGGGTGTGCACGGCAACCACCACGTCGACCAGCACGGAATCCTGAGAATTGTTCTCCACCCAGTAAGGTTATCGCGGAACCAAAGGAACCAAGCCTGCACAGGAGAGCGCGGCCATGAGCCAAAGCATTGAAGTTGTCATACCGGTGCATGATCCGGCACGGCCACTGGAACGGGGCCTGCGGTCCATCCTGGCCCAGCGTGCCGGGCTCGCGGCCCTCGGCGTGGAACTTGGGGCCACCGTCGTCTGCCACAACATCCCCGTCGAGGCCATCAAGGAAGGCCTGCCCCCCGGTTTGGCGACGGACGACGCCGTCACCTGGCTTGGGCACATGGACGGCGTCAAGTCCCCCGCCGGGCCTCGCAACGCGGCCCTTGACCGGAGTTCAGCCACTTTCTTGTGCTTTTTGGACTCCGACGACTACGTGGAGGCAGGTTCGCTGGCCGCCTGGTGGAAGGCTGCCGAAACCCACGCCGCCGCGGCCGTCGTCGCTCCCCTGCGCACGCCTGAAGGCACCATTCTCCGTTCCCCCCGGATCCGCCCGGCAAAGCCGGAGGTGCTGGACGCCGTCAAAGACGGACTGGCCTACCGCAGCGTGCCCTACGGACTCCTGCGCCGGGATGCGCTGCTCGCCTGCGGATTCCGCTACGCGGAAGGCGTCTTGGTCGGCGAGGACCTCGAAGCAACGTTGAAGCTGTGGTTCCGGGGAGGCCTTGTGGTGTATCCATATGCCGCACCTGCCTACCACCAAACGGATTCTTCCGGTCCGAGCCGGGTCACCAGCGCCGTTCGCCCCCTCGCCGAGGAATTCCAGTGGCTGGACGCCCTGGTCCAGTCACCCTGGATCCGCACGGCCACCCTTGCCGAGCGCCGGGCGATCGCGCTGAAGCTGCTGCGGATCCACGGCATCGGAGCCCTGGTCCGGCGCGGGTCCATGCCCGAATCCCATGGCTCACCAGTGTGGTCAGCCGCCGATCAGACGGCCTGGACCAAGGCCCGGATGCAACTCCTCGACCTGGCCGGCGGATCGCTGCCGGCACTCTCACGGCGCGATGCCGCCCTCTCGCGAGCCGCCGCCGAGGCGGGAGACGAATCACAGTTGCGTGCCGCCGTCGTCAGTCATACCCAGGCGGGCCGGCTGGGGGAACTGGCAACTGACAACCCGCTGGCCATGTTCTGCGCCGATTCAGTCCTGCGGCACTACGTAGCGGAGCGCCGGCGCACGAAATCGGGAGTCTTCACCCTCGGCTAGGCTTGAACCATGCGAATTTTGAGTGTGGTGGGCGCGCGCCCCCAGTTTGTCAAGCTTGCCCCGATCGCAAAGGCCATGGAGGGCCGGGCCGAACACGTCATTGTCCACACCGGACAGCACTACGACGAGCTCATGTCCGACGTCTTTTTCCAGGACCTGGGCATCCCGGCGCCGGACTACAACCTGGGTGTGGGCTCGGGCAGGCACGGCGAACAGACCGGCGCCATGCTTGCCGGGCTGGAAAAGGTCTTCGAGGAAGCCGAGCCCGACGTGGTGCTGGTCTACGGGGACACCAACTCCACGCTGGCTGCAGCCCTCGCCGCCGTAAAGATCCACATTCCCGTGGCGCACCTTGAAGCCGGCCTGCGCTCTTTCAACCGTCGCATGCCCGAGGAACACAACCGGGTGCTGACCGACCACGCCTCGGACCTGCTCCTCTCCCCCACCCAGGTGGGCATGGAACACCTAGCGACCGAGGGCCTGGCGGAGCGGTCGCGCATGGTGGGCGACGTCATGACCGACGTCCTGTACACCGTGCGCGACCAGCTTGCCGCACAGGGCCAGACCCTGCCCGATGGCATCACGGCGGGCAACTACTATGTCTGTACCATCCACCGCCCGGACAACACGGACGACCCCGCGCGGCTGAAAGTAATTGTGGAGTCGCTGGCCGCCCTGCGCAAGCCCGTGCTGCTCCTGGCCCACCCCCGGCTGAAGGCGCTGGCCGAATCGCACGGGATCGACCTTGCGGCCGGTTCCATCGTGCTCCATGAGCCCCTGGCCTACCCGCAGCTGGTCAACGCCGTGGCCAACAGCGCCGGCGTCGTGACCGATTCCGGCGGCCTGCAGAAGGAGGCCTTCCTGCTGCGCGTCCCCTGCACCACCATCCGCCCCGAAACCGAATGGGTGGAAACCGTGGAGTTGGGCTGGAACGTGCTGGTCAACGACGATCTGTCCCAACTGGCCGGCGCCGTGGAACGCCCCGCCCCGGCCGCGACTGATGCGGCGCCCTACGGCGACGGCCACGCGGCCCAACGGACGGTGGACGCGCTGCTCGAGGCGTTTGCAAAGTAGCTTCGCACCCGAGTACGCCTGCAGGACTTCCACGCCGGCCCGGCTAGCTGATGCTTGCCACGCCGTCCCCGGCTAGATCGCCTTCGTGCCCGCCGGCCGGCGAACAACAGTACGCACGGCTTCGGCGGCAACGCGCCCGGACGCCGCCAGCGACGCATGGTCCGCCACCCACTGGACTCTGGCGTCCGCCGATTGCATCCCGCCGAGGGTCGAATCGGCAAGGACTGCGCTCATGGCTTCCGCTACTGCCTGCGCCTCGTAGGGGGCCGCGGAGCCAAGCCCGCCTTCCGCCACGATGGCGCCGCCGTCGCCCTGGCCGGCGAAGACCACGGGCGTTCCGCACCCTGCAGCCGCGTAGATCTTGGTGGGCTTGGCAAAGTCGTAGCCCTGCCCGGGCTTGATGCTGACCAGCGCGCCGGCCGCGCCGCGGATCCATGGGGCGACCTCCGCCGGAGCAATGACTCCACCAAAGTGCACTGCTCCCGGGACCTTCGCTGCCGCCAGCGCCTTCAGGTTGGCCTCGTCCGTGCCCTGGCCAAAGAATCGGACTTCAGCGTCAGGGAACCGCTCGCGGACCAGCGGCAGGGCTTCGATGAAGATGCCCGCACCCTGCCACTCGCTCATGGTGCCGGTGTAGATAAAATACGGCTTCGCGACAGCTGCCACCGGGCCGTCCGGTGAAAACACGCCGTTGTCCACGCCATTGCCGACTACGTGGATGCGTTCGGCAGGAACGTTGAATCGGGCCACCTGCCCTGCCACCGGTTCGGAGACGGCGATGACCTTGGCCGCGCGGCGGAGCACGAAGCCCTCCAGGGCGCCCATGACGCTTTTAACCGTCTCCGGCACCTCCATGGCGGAGAGTGCCTCCGTCCACACGTCCGCTGCGTAGTAGACGAACGGACGCCTGCGCAACAGCGAGGACAGTGCCACCACCAGGCCGGTAGTGGGCGGCGGTTCCGAGACCACCATGTCCGCCTTCACCGCCAGGAGCCGGAAGAACGCCGGGATGTCGAAACTGAGGTACTGGACATAGCCGCGGACGTTCCCGCCTGGATCGCGCAGCACCGGCCAGCGGGTGAGTCTGTAGGGGGGCCGGAACACGCCCGCGCCCTTCGGGGCACGCGTGGTGATCACCTCCACCTCGGCGCCCTGCTCCACGAGTCCGTCAACGAGGGCCTTCAGGCGGAAGGCCGCCGCCCCCACTTCCGGCGCATAGAGCCGGGTGGCGACGACGACCTTCAACGGTTTTTGTTTGGCCACTAAGACGGGATCCTTACGGTGGCGCCTGTGCGGGACGACTCCAGGACGGCCTCGGCCACCACGAGGGTGTCCTGGCCCTCGGCCATGGTCACGACGTCGGTGCGCAGTCCCAGGACGGCGTCGCGGAAGGCCTCGTGCTCGGTACGCAGCGGCTCGGGCTTGGCGATGGCCAGCCTGGTCACATTGCCTTCGGACACGCCGCGGAACGCGGCCATGGAGTCCCATTCGGTGGCGATCGTGCCGTTTTCGTAGAACGTGAGGTCGGCGGTGACGGTGTCCGCCACAAACGCCCCTCTTTCACCCGTGACAATGGTCAGGCGTTCCTTCATCGGGGACAGCCAGTTCACCAGGTGGTTGGTGATGATGCCGTTCTCCAGTTTGCCGGTCGCGGCCACCATGTCCTCGTGCGGGCGTCCGCTGCGGGTGGTGGTCTGGGCGAAGATCGTTTCGAAGCGGCTCTGGGCGAGCCAGGCGGTCAGGTCGATGTCGTGCGTGCCGAGGTCCTTCACGACGCCGACGTCGGCGATCCGGGACGGGAAAGGTCCCTGCCGGCGAGTGGCGATCTGGTAGACCTCGCCGAGCTCGCCGTCGGCGATGCGCCTCCGCAGGGACTGCAGGGCCGGGTTGAAGCGCTCGATGTGGCCGACGGCCCCGACCAGTCCCTTCGCGGCGAAGGCCTCCACGAGTCGCCGGCCGGCGGGGACGCTGGCGGCGATCGGCTTCTCCACCAGGGTGTGGATGCCGGCCTCGGCGAGGGCCAGGCCCACTTCCTCATGCATGCCGGTGGGCACGGCCGCCACGGCCATGTCCAGGCCGGCGGCGATGAGCTCCTCCACGCTGTGCAGCACGGGCAGGTTCTTGGCCACGCCGTGAGGGTCGCCAAAGGCGTCCGCCACGGCCACCAGGTCCACGCCTTCCACTTCACGGATGACCCGTGCGTGGTGGCGGCCCATCATGCCCAGGCCGATGAGTCCTACGCGCAGGTTCGCCATGCTTTAGGCACCTGCCTTGACGAGCGTGTTCACGGCGGTGACAATCCGTTCGAGGTCGTCCTGCGAAAGCGACGGGTGGACCGGCAGGGAAAGGACTTCCTTCGCGGCAGTCTCCGTGTTGGGCAGGTCCTCGGTGCGGTTGAAGGAGGGCAGGCGGTGGTTGGGCACGGGGTAGTAGACGCCGGAGCCGATGTTGTACTCGGAACGCAGGCGATCGTGCAGTTCGTCACGGCCTTCCGGCACCCGGATGGTGTACTGGTGGTAGACGTGTTCGGCGCCCTCGGCCACCTTGGGGGTTCCCACCCCTTCGAGGTTGGCACTGAGGAAGGCGGCGTTGTCCTGGCGCTGCTTGGTCCAGCCTTCCACCTTGGTCAGCTGGACACGGCCGATGGCCGCATGCAGGTCCGTCATGCGGTTGTTGAAGCCAACCAGTTCGTTTTCATACTGCTTTTCCATGCCCTGGTTGCGCAGCAGGCGCAGCTTCCGCTCAACCTCGGCGTCCGACGTCGAGACCATGCCGCCCTCGCCGGACGTCATGTTCTTCGTCGGGTACAGACTGAACATGCCGAACTTCCCAAAGGTGCCCACCTTCCTGCCGTTCAGTGCCGCACCGTGGGCCTGGGCGGCGTCCTCGTACAGGTCGATCCCGTGCTTGTCGCAGAGCGCCGCGAAAGCCTCTGCGGCGAAGGGGTGTCCATAGAGGTGCACCGGCATGATGCCCTTGGTCCTGTCCGTGATCAGCGATTCCACGTGGTCCACGTCCAGCGCGTAGTGCTCCAGCTCGATGTCGGCGAAAACGGGCGTGGCCCCTGTCAGGGCCACAGAGTTGCCGGTGGCGGCGAAGGTGAAGGACGGGACAATGACCTCGTCGCCCGGCCCCACGCCGGAGGCCAGCAGGCCCAGGTGCAGTCCGGAGGTCCCGGAATTCACGGCTACGCTGGCACGCCCGTCCAGAAGCACCTGGGAGAACTCCGTTTCAAAGTCGGCCACCTGCTTCCCCTGTGCCAGCATGCCCGTGGCCATGACGGCGTCGACCGCTGCCCGTTCCTCGGCTCCGATGATGGGTTTTGCTGCGGGAATGAAGTCCTGGCTCATGCGTTGTCCTCTGCCTCTTTCAGGGAAGTTCCATCTTCACTATATTTTGCCCCGGTTTCCGGGCAGACCCAGAAACCGCCGTCCTCCTTGAGGGGGAAGCCGGCCTTGCCGACCCACCCCAGGCGGCGGGCGGGAACGCCCGCCATCAAGGCGAACGCGGGAACGTCTTTGGTGACCACGGAGCCGGCCGCGATGGTCGCCCACCGGCCAATGGTCAGCGGCGCGATGCACACGGCCCGTGCTCCCACCGAGGCGCCGTCCTCAATCGTGACCCCCACGGGCGTCCAGTCGTGGGCGCTCTTCAGGGACCCGTCCGGGCTGACAGCCCGCGGGTAGGTGTCATTGGTGAGGACCACGGCGGGGCCGATGAACACACCCTTGCCCAGGACCGCCGGCTCATAGACCAGCGCGTAGTTCTGGATCTTTGTGTTGTCGC
This genomic stretch from Arthrobacter dokdonellae harbors:
- a CDS encoding Gfo/Idh/MocA family protein, with translation MANLRVGLIGLGMMGRHHARVIREVEGVDLVAVADAFGDPHGVAKNLPVLHSVEELIAAGLDMAVAAVPTGMHEEVGLALAEAGIHTLVEKPIAASVPAGRRLVEAFAAKGLVGAVGHIERFNPALQSLRRRIADGELGEVYQIATRRQGPFPSRIADVGVVKDLGTHDIDLTAWLAQSRFETIFAQTTTRSGRPHEDMVAATGKLENGIITNHLVNWLSPMKERLTIVTGERGAFVADTVTADLTFYENGTIATEWDSMAAFRGVSEGNVTRLAIAKPEPLRTEHEAFRDAVLGLRTDVVTMAEGQDTLVVAEAVLESSRTGATVRIPS
- a CDS encoding DegT/DnrJ/EryC1/StrS family aminotransferase, producing MSQDFIPAAKPIIGAEERAAVDAVMATGMLAQGKQVADFETEFSQVLLDGRASVAVNSGTSGLHLGLLASGVGPGDEVIVPSFTFAATGNSVALTGATPVFADIELEHYALDVDHVESLITDRTKGIMPVHLYGHPFAAEAFAALCDKHGIDLYEDAAQAHGAALNGRKVGTFGKFGMFSLYPTKNMTSGEGGMVSTSDAEVERKLRLLRNQGMEKQYENELVGFNNRMTDLHAAIGRVQLTKVEGWTKQRQDNAAFLSANLEGVGTPKVAEGAEHVYHQYTIRVPEGRDELHDRLRSEYNIGSGVYYPVPNHRLPSFNRTEDLPNTETAAKEVLSLPVHPSLSQDDLERIVTAVNTLVKAGA
- a CDS encoding acyltransferase, with amino-acid sequence MTYIAPSADVAEQAVLGEGTKIWHLAQVREDAVLGANCIVGRGAYVGTGVQIGDNTKIQNYALVYEPAVLGKGVFIGPAVVLTNDTYPRAVSPDGSLKSAHDWTPVGVTIEDGASVGARAVCIAPLTIGRWATIAAGSVVTKDVPAFALMAGVPARRLGWVGKAGFPLKEDGGFWVCPETGAKYSEDGTSLKEAEDNA